In the genome of Actinomycetes bacterium, the window GAGGGCGGGTCGCTGCCGGGGCTGATGGAGGCCGCCGACCTGGGGACGTACGTCGTCAAGTTCGTCGGAGCGGGGCAGGGGCGCAAGACCCTGGTCGCCGAGGTGCTCTGCTCGGGCCTGGCTCGTGGGCTCGGTCTCGCGACGCCGGAGCTCGCCCTCGTCGACGTGGACCCCGGCCTTGCCTCGGCCGAGCCGGACGAGGAGGTGCAGGACCTGCTCCGCGCGAGCCCGGGGCTCAACCTCGGCGTCGACTACCTGCCAGGTGCCCTGGACGTCGACGCGCGCGTGGTCGAGCCGGCGCTGGCCGGCCGGATCCTCTGGTTCGACGCGCTGATCGGCAACGTCGACCGGTCCTGGCGGAACCCCAACATGCTTCTCTGGCACGGCGCGGTGCAGCTGATCGACCACGGGGCCGCGCTGATCTTCCACCACGCGTGGGGCGGCCTGGACGCGTGGACCACCCGGCCGTACGACGCCACGACGCACGCGCTCGCCGGTGTCGCCGCCGACGTCGACGCCGCGGACGACGGGCTCGCGCCGCTGGTGACCGACGACCTCCTCGCTCGGGTCGCCGGGGACGTCCCCGACGAGTGGCTGGCGGGGGAGCCCGGCTTCGACCGGCCCGAGGCCGTGCGGCAGGCGTACGTCGCCCAGCTGGCCGCCCGGCTGGCTGCCCGAGAGCAGTGGCTGCCCGCGCTGCGGACGCTGCGGGATGCGTCGTGACCGCCGGCCGGGACGGCTTCGAGTACGCGGTGCTGCGCGTTGTGCCGCGCGTCGAGCGCGGCGAGTCCATGAACGCCGGCGTCCTGCTCTACTGCCAGGCCCGGGCGTTCCTCGGGGCCAGGGTGCACCTGGACCGCGACCGGCTGCGCGTCCTGGACCCGACGGCCGACGCCGAGGCGGTCCAGCACGCCCTGCGCACGGCGGCCGGGGTGTGCGACGGGGTCGACGACGCCGGACCGGCGGGGGAAGAGGACCCGGGGAGGCGCTTCCGGTGGCTGACCGCGCCGCGGAGCACGGTCGTGCAGCCCGGCCCGGTGCACACCGGGCTGACCGGGGACCCGGTCGCCGAGCTGGACCGGCTGCTCGCCGTGCTGGTGCTGCCTCTCGGATCGGACTAGCCGAAGAATCTCCGACGGATACCTTGACGTCCTAACACCGTTAGGACATCCTCGGGTCATGACCTCGGTCTCCACCACCCTCGACCGCCGTCAGCGCCGCCGGCAGGAGACGATCGCCGAGGTCGTCGACGTCGCAGCGAAGATCATGGCCGAGCAGGGCGTCGTGGGCCTCTCGGTGGGCGAGGTGGCGCGGCGGATGGGCATCCGGCCGCCGTCGCTCTACGTGTACTTCCCGTCCAAGCACGCGCTCTACGACGCGCTGTTCGCCCGTGGCGCGCAGGAGGTCCTGGACCACGTCCGGTCCGACGACCTGGGCCGGTCGGAGGACCAGAGGCTCGACGAGGTGTTGCTGCACGTCGCCGAGACCTTCGTCCGCTGGTCCGTCGAGCACCCCGCCTACACCGCGCTGCTGTTCTGGCGCCCGGTGCCCGGCTTCGCCCCGTCGGCCGAGGCCTACGCCCCGGCTGTCGAGCTGGTCGAGCTCACCCGGGCAAGGTTCGCCGACCTGCAGGACCACGGCCTGCTGCGCGCGGACGCCGAGATCGACGAGGTCCAGCGGGACTGGACGGTGCTCATCTCCGGCGTCATCAGCCAGCAGCTCTCCAACGCGCCGGGGGAGCCGCTGGCCGAGGGCCGCTTCACCTCGGCCCTCCCCACGCTCGTGGCGATGTTCGCCCGGCACTACGGCGCCGTCACGCTCACCACGTCCCTGCATCCGAAGGAGAACCGCCGTGTCCGCACGCGTTGACCAGATCGCCGACCGCATCTACCGCATCTCGACCTTAGTGCCCGACGTCGGGCCGACCGGCTTCACCTTCAACCAGTTCCTGGTCGACGCGGAGGAGCCGCTGCTCTACCACACCGGCATGCGTCAGCTGTTCCCGTCGGTGCGCGAGGCCGTCGAGCGCGTCATGCCCGTCGAGCGGCTGCGCTGGATCGCCTT includes:
- a CDS encoding HipA family kinase, giving the protein MLRRVTATRYVTPLREGGSLPGLMEAADLGTYVVKFVGAGQGRKTLVAEVLCSGLARGLGLATPELALVDVDPGLASAEPDEEVQDLLRASPGLNLGVDYLPGALDVDARVVEPALAGRILWFDALIGNVDRSWRNPNMLLWHGAVQLIDHGAALIFHHAWGGLDAWTTRPYDATTHALAGVAADVDAADDGLAPLVTDDLLARVAGDVPDEWLAGEPGFDRPEAVRQAYVAQLAARLAAREQWLPALRTLRDAS
- a CDS encoding DUF3037 domain-containing protein, producing MTAGRDGFEYAVLRVVPRVERGESMNAGVLLYCQARAFLGARVHLDRDRLRVLDPTADAEAVQHALRTAAGVCDGVDDAGPAGEEDPGRRFRWLTAPRSTVVQPGPVHTGLTGDPVAELDRLLAVLVLPLGSD
- a CDS encoding TetR/AcrR family transcriptional regulator, whose protein sequence is MTSVSTTLDRRQRRRQETIAEVVDVAAKIMAEQGVVGLSVGEVARRMGIRPPSLYVYFPSKHALYDALFARGAQEVLDHVRSDDLGRSEDQRLDEVLLHVAETFVRWSVEHPAYTALLFWRPVPGFAPSAEAYAPAVELVELTRARFADLQDHGLLRADAEIDEVQRDWTVLISGVISQQLSNAPGEPLAEGRFTSALPTLVAMFARHYGAVTLTTSLHPKENRRVRTR